The region TGCAATGCCATCATTTTCCACAATAATTCTGGAAGCACTGACATTATAGTTCATAACCGACTGCGCATTGTAATAAACTGCAATTCCACCTTCATCTAGCCCAATCCACACATAATTATCCTGATCGACGGCCATAGTTGTTACAAAATTGGTCAAAATACTGTTGTCACTGCCAATGACTCTGAATCGTTTATAACCATTGGCCACTGCTCCATTTTTTAACTTTTCAGGATCGATTGCCACCAAACCAAAATCCTGATCTACAAACCATAAATCACCCCATGGCATTTCAGTCAGGTTTGAAATAACACGGTTAGAAATGCTGCCCTGCAAACTGAAAACATCCCACTCCTGTAATGCTGTTTTATAAACGTACAAATTGTTTGGCACTTGCGAGGTAGTTATCCAAACATCCTTATTATTATCATAGGCAATACCTGATGCTAAAATATATGCTTGTTCAAGGTTATTGAAATTTTCGAGCGGGCTGTTATCCTGATCAAAATGGTTAATTACCGCAGTGTCCATAAACTCCAAAAGCCCGTACCCATTTGAAGTGGCAAAAAAATGTGAATTATTGCCCGGGTCAGGCAGCACAAAATTGAGATTACGCACAGTGAAGAGTTCTTCTGTATTTCTACGGTTCAGATTTATCCATTGGTCATCGTAAATATACATTCCGTAATCTTTATATTTTGCTCCAGAAATACCACCAGTCAGGAACAACTTACCACGCGCTACTTCTATATCGTTTATGGCATTTGTAAAGGGTGAATTTGGAAACATAAAACTTTCTTCACCTGATTCGCGCAAAACAAGGCCGTATTCGGGGTCAGCAAAAAAAACTTTCTCACCTGCTAAAACAGCTGCTTGTGAATGTCCCCAGTGGTCATTATATCCATTGAAATATTGAGACATCAATAAATTACCATTCTGTCCATAAAAACGCACGCCATAAGAAGCAATAATTGTAAGAATGTCATTTCGCTTTTCAATTCCCCTGACGCGGTATTTTTTATCTGGCAAATATTGTGTGAAAACACCATTCTCGTATTCATAAATAATGTCTGTAGTGTCTTCAGGCCTTGATTGGCCGATAAAAATTGTACTGGCATTTTTTTCTATAAAAGGCACATGCTGGTCATAATCCGAAAGAGATTCCAGCACACTCCAATTCTGATAGTTGTGCAGATTTATCCCTGTTCTGGCTGCATAATAGACTCCTTTATCTGTTCCAACCCAAATAGTATCATTGCCGGTAGATACATCATAGGTCATAATAGCATCGCCGCTAGAACCCAGAAAGAAGGTGCTTTGTACTTCGCGCTCAGAAATATCAACAAGCACAAGCCCAAAATCGCATGCTAAAAATGCAGTATCACCGGCAAAATGAATATTATTGACCGATTTTGCATTTAAGGATGTGTTTTGCTGGATATCAGGCAGAGTGAAAATCTCATCATGGTATATGAAATCAACCAGACCTGAGCTGTATCCTACCATTAAAAAGTCTAAACGGCTGTGGTATTTTATAGCCGATATATTTACACCTGACAATCCTTCAACGGTTGAGAATGTTTGGAATTCGCCTGATTCTATATCGTACTTGAATATGGCATTGCTGGTAGAAGCAAAAATTTCACTGTCATTTCCATCAATAAGCTCTACCTGCCGGTATGAAAAATGACTTTCCCAGTCGCCGATGTTATAGCCCTGCCCAAAAACAAAACTGATTTGACCAGAAAGTATAACTAAAGTTGCGATGCAATAATACAAAAACACTCTTCCCATAAATTGTCTCTTAACGGTTCAGTTCAATAACTCAATTTGGGTTCAAATATTTTATTTGCTGTAGTTTTCGTACAAATACTTAACAAATTTTTCAAAAGCTTTTCCACGGTGGCTGATTTTATTTTTGAGTTCCAGGTCCATTTCGGCAAATGTTTGCTTGTATCCATCAGGAATAAAAACAGGATCATAACCAAAACCTTCGGCTCCTTTTGGTGTGTCGATGACTTTGCCTTCCACCACCCCTTCGAAAAACAGGGGCTCATCGTCTTTCAGGAAGCAAATTACGGTTTTAAACCTGGCGCGACGATCTGCTTTTCCTTGTATTTCTCTGAGAAGTTTTTGAAGGTTTGCCTTATCACTTTTGGGTTCTCCGGCATAGCGGGCAGAATAAACGCCTGGAGCTCCATTGAGTGCATCAACTTCGAAACCGGTATCATCGGCGAAAACCGGTGATGATAGTGATCTTTTTACGAACTGACACTTCTCCAAAGCGTTAGCCTTAAGTGTAGTTCCTGTCTCGGGAATTTCTGTTTCATATCCAATATCATTTAAATTACGAATTAAAACCACGTCTGAGGCCAGTTTTTTTATTTCCTTAGATTTATGCTTATTGTGGGTCGCGAAAATTACTTCCATAAATATTTTTAATTATTTGATTCCTGAAAAAATTGAAGCGCAGTTTGCCTTCCCGGTATGGGCCGCTCTTTTATTCCCCATAGAAAAAACACATAAAAGAATATAAAAAATAGTGCTCCGGCCTGTGTTTCTATGGTATCTTCATTCAGCATAGAAAGAATTACGATAACCAAATATATCAGCATAGGCAAATTCAACTTTTTGCGTAAACCGGCATAAAACGCGGGATAGAACAACGCCCACATAAAAACAACAAAACCAACAACACCAAACGTGAGCATAATTGTTAAAAACTGATTGTGTGCGCGGAGTCTGCGCTTATGGATTAATTTGCTATCGGTTTCTTCATAATATTGATCGAAGGCATCCTGCACATCTCCAGTACCTACTCCAAATATGGGATTTGCTTTAAATATATTCCATCCGGCTTCGAGATAATAAATGCGTTGAATGATAGAATGCCCGCTGGGGTTTTTACCTTCCTCATAGCGCTCCAGCTCCCAGAAAATGCGGTATAAATTTGCGTAAAGATTTATCTTTTGAGCATATAAATAATTAGCCACGCCATTTTCAATGGCCTGAACATCAGAATCTGTAAGTTTAGATACCCCTACAGAGTCTTTTGTGTAGCCTTTCGACGCCAAATAACGAATCAAGACATGTTTAATTTTGTGTCCAATTTTATCTTTACCGCCATATTTAAACTTGCTTCTTTTATTCCATTCCTTCCGCAACTCTTTCTCCGAAATATAAGCATAAACAAAATGCGAATTTTCATAAAGGGTACGATTAAGGTGGTGTTTATACTTATTTCCATTAATTGTTTTTGCAGGAAGCTCATCAGCTTTAGGTACAATACGGTAATTATAGCGGGCCCACGAATGCACTACGAATGAAATAACTATTAAGGATAAGCCTATAATTATACTGTAAACAATGAAACGAAACACCTGGTGATTAATCAGGTGGGTATAGTACAGGCTCATGCCAAATAATCCGACACCCAACACAACAAATCCGGTAAGGGATCGCAACAAAGCCATAAACACACTGAGCCACAGCACCGAGGGGATGGCCCAATAACGGAAAAAACGATCATTTTTTTCAGGGAAAACAGCCATGTAAACAAACACAAATATGACCAGGTTAATCATAAGCGCAAAGCGGATATGCGAAACTGCAAATGAAATTCCGCGCACAGTGTGATATCCGGCCATTCCCTTTGATATTAAAATGGATGTACTAATAAAACTAGCCGCCAAAATAGCGATTCCGAACACCTTAAACACCAAACGCCATTGGTCTTTGCTCAAAGGTTTGGTGGTTGCAAAAATTAGCGGTAACGAAAGCAAGGGAAGTTTTACTCTGAGATCCCTGGCAGCATAATCAAAATTCTCGGTGTAAATAAGGCCAATGAAATGTATAATAATAATACCAAGAAACGATAAAACAAGCTTGTTGGAAAAGGCCTTTTTAAATTTATTCAGAATATTTTTGTCATACAGCCAATTGGCCAGCAGAATAAACTGCCCGATTGTCATAAAAGACCTTGACAGGGGCATTCCCACCAAAAGCACAATGATTCCAAAAATATGAATGTTTTCTCGTGTAAAATACTTCTGTACGGCTGTTTGCATTTAGACAAAGATAATATTTTGATACTTGGTACTTACAATCGAATCAGTTTAATCAACTCACACTACATCAATAGCATTAACCGGGCATTTATCTGCTACCTGAACTATTTCTGGGTCATCAGGTTGTTGAAGTTTTTGTTTACCAGTCGACCTCAACTGCCCTGTTAAACAAGCCTTTCCGTCTTCTTCGTCCATAAAAAACACGTCTGGAAAAAGATCAGCGCAGATAGCGCAACCAATACATTTTTTACGATTAAGTAAAACTGTTTTCATTAAACGCTTCCCTATAGTAATTATTGTAATTTGGCATATTTGGCGGGCACAACCTTGTAGAGCTTATCATTTCTTCTGACCAATTCTGGTACAGGAATACTCACATAACTACCCTGCGGGGCATGATCAACGGGCTTTTTGTCGAGGCGCAATTCACCAACTGTCATCTCTATTGTGCCGGTGGTAGGCCCTACAATAAGAATTTTATCATCCTTATTCAAATCTTTAGCCTCAAGTTTAAATTCAGCCACCCCAATTTTGCTGAAATAATTAGTTATTTTACCTACAATTACTTTCCGCTCAGTAGCCTGCGAGCCATAAATATGGCTCCATTCTCCCATTTTTTGTCCCAGGTAATAACCATCCCAAAAACCACGATTGAAAACTCGCTTGAGGTCGCTCATCCACCCATCGATTTTAGCCTGATCATAGGTCCCGTCAGCAATTGCGTTTACGGCGGCATCATATGTTTCTACAACTGTTTTTACATACTCGGGAGAACGAGCCCGTCCCTCTATTTTTAGTACTTTAACTCCTGCATCAAGTATTTTATTTAAAAAGCCAATGGTACATAAATCTTTAGGCGACATCAGATATTCATTATCCACACCTATTTCGTACCCGCTTTCGTTATCAGTAAGTGTATATGACCGGCGACAGGTTTGCATACAGGCTCCGCGGTTGGCACTTGCATTGAACTCGTGCAGACTTAAATAACACTTTCCGGAAATGGCCATGCACAGGGCTCCATGTACAAATATTTCAATGCGCAGCGGACTTCCTGACGGTCCGGTTATTTGCTGGTTTTCAATATTCCGGATAATTTCAGCCACCTGATTTAAATTAAGTTCTCTTGCCAGCACTGCAACATCCACATAGTTGGAGAAATATTTGAGTGCCTCAGTATTGCTAATATTCAATTGGGTTGAAGCATGCACCTCCATACCGAGTTCTCTGGCATAAAGCAATGCGGCCATGTCTGAAACAATTAAAGCAGATATACCAGCTGCTTTGGCCTTTTGCATTAAAATTTTTGTGGGTTTCAGGTCATGATCATAAAGCACTGTATTAACTGTAAGGTACGTCTTAACCCCCTTAGCCTCACAGCGCTTTACAACTTCAGGTAAATCATCTATTTGAAAATTGGCTGAAGAGTGGGCCCGCATATTGAGGTGCCCAACACCAAAATACACAGCATCGGCGCCGGCATCAATCGCAGTTTGCAATGCTTCAAAATTACCTGCCGGCGCCATAATCTCGATATCAGATCTTCTAATGGTGCGGTTATATAAAATAGTGTTACTCATATTTATTCCAAAATAAATTTATCTGGCTAACAATTGCATCTGTATCTTGTTTCTTCATGCAATCGAAATGACCCTTAGGGCATTTTTCAAACCCAATTTTTGAACATGGCCTGCAAGAAAGGTCTTTGACCTCTGCAATATAATATTTATGCCTCTCGCCGGGCATATAAGGGTACATACCAAGTTCTGGTGTGGTATTTCCCCATACGCTAATAACAGGCTTGCTTAGTGCTGCAGCAATATGCATCATACCTGTATCGGGTGTGAGCACAAGTTTTGAATTTTGAATGGCCCCGGCAGACCCGTCAATTGAGAGCTGTCCGCACTGGTTACTTACCGGCACATTAAGGTCTCTTACTATTGCGTCGGCGTTTTCTTTTTCTGCATCACCACCAATAAGTAAGACCGGTTTACCAGCTTTGTTCAGAACATGAATTAATGTTTCGTTGGGCATTTGTTTCGTTGCATGATTTGCCCCAAGCACTGCAACCAAATATCCGTCTGAAAAATCCGGCGGAAGTTTAAGTGATGGGGTATAATCAGCCGAAAAAAAGTAATCCAGTCCCTGCTTATCATTCTGGACATCGAATAGCTTTGTGGTTTCCAAATATCGGTCTACAATGTGTAAATCAGGCATTTTATTTAACTTAAAACGCACATAGAGCCATTTTTTCCAGTTAAGTTTATTAAAAGTAAATGACATGCGATGCAGGGCCCTTTTCACCCGCATAGATCTTAAATTACGATGCAGATCAATTACATAATCATACCCCTCGTCCTGCAGGGTATTGATGATTGCGAGCATATTATCTTCCAGAGCATGCACTTTATCCACATAAGGATTGGAATCCACGAGGGAACGAAATTTAGCTTTAGTAAGGTAATGCACCTCTGCATTTTCTACTTGTTGTTTGAGCATACGCACTACAGGGGTTGTAAGCACAATATCCCCGATTGAGCTAAAACGAATAACCAGGTATTTTACAGTATTCATAGGTTCGATGCTGAAATTGGGGCACAAAGATACTAATAAATTTGGATCTGATACCAATGCAAAATAGCGTGAAGAAAAGAAAAGCTATCGTCGCAAAACTGATTCAGTGGCAGATTTGGAACAATTTACGACGATAGCCAATAAAAATTATATGCTCATTTCCGTGAGCACAATAATGTCGTTATTTTTTACCTGGATTACACCACCCGGAATATCAAAAAACTTTTCTTCTCCGCTGGTAGGGCGAACTTTGACTTTACCTTTAGTTAAGGTAGAAATAATTGGAGCGTGATTATGAAGTACTTCAAAAGTCCCTTTCTTTCCAGGCACCTGAATTAAATCTATTTCGCCTTCAAAAAGCGATTCTTCCGGTGTAATGATTTTTAGTTGCATAGAGCATTACGCTTTTGATTCAGCAAGCATTTTCTCACCTTTTTCAATGGCTTCTTCGATGGTTCCCACCATCATAAAGGCGGCTTCAGGATATTTATCTACCTCGCCATCCATAATCATTTTAAAGCCTTTGATGGTATCTTCAATTGAAACCAGCACCCCCGGGGTACCTGTAAACTGTTCTGCTACGTGGAAAGGCTGAGACAGGAAGCGTTGTACCCGGCGTGCTCTGTGTACCACCTGACGGTCTTCCTCTGAAAGTTCGTCCATACCCAGAATCGCTATAATATCTTGCAGCTCTTTATAACGTTGCAGAATTTCTTTTACACGTTGGGTTGTGTTGTAATGGTCGTCACCCACAATTTCGGGGGTTAAAATACGAGAGGTAGAATCCAGCGGGTCTACAGCGGGATAAATACCCAACTCAGAAATTTTACGACTTAACACGGTTGTAGCATCAAGGTGGGCAAAAGTAGTTGCAGGGGCAGGGTCTGTAAGGTCATCGGCCGGCACATAAACAGCCTGAACGGATGTAATTGACCCGTGCTTGGTTGAAGTAATACGTTCTTGCATTTCACCCATCTCCGTGGCCAGGGTTGGTTGGTATCCTACCGCTGAAGGCATACGCCCGAGGAGGGCAGATACCTCTGAACCGGCTTGAGTAAAACGGAAGACATTATCCATAAAAAACAAAATATCTCTACCTTTGCCATCTTTTCCTCCATCGCGAAAATATTCAGCGAGTGCCAGGCCCGATAAAGCTACACGAGCACGAGCGCCCGGCGGTTCATTCATCTGACCGAAAGTAAGGGCCAGTTTTGATTTTTTTAAGGCTTCAGGATCAACCTTAGAGAGGTCCCATCCCCCATTTTCCATATCTTCGGCAAAAGCTTTCCCATAATCAATTACACCAGCTTCGAGCATTTCGCGCAATAGGTCGTTACCCTCGCGAGTCCGCTCTCCTACACCTGAAAAAACAGAAACACCACTGTAGGCTTTTGCAATGTTATTAATAAGCTCCAGAATAACTACTGTTTTACCCACACCGGCACCACCGAACAATCCAATTTTACCACCTTTGGCGTAAGGCTCAATTAAATCAATAACTTTTATACCGGTGTATAATATTTCTGTTTCGGTAGTAAGTTCTTTAATTTCCGGTGCTTCACGGTGAATCGGATAACCATCTGTTTTGTCAAGTGCTTTAATTCCATCCACCGGGTCGCCGGTTACATTAAACAGCCGCCCCTTCACATCATCGCCTGCAGGCATCAGTATTGGAGATCCGGTGGCAGTTACTTCCATACCCCGCTGCAATCCATCTGTAGAGTCCATTGCAATTGCCCGGACTGTATTTTCGCCAATATGCTGCTGCACCTCCAGCACCAAATTATTTTCACCTTCTCTGGCAATTTCAAGCGATTCATAAATTTCCGGTAATTCTGTTTTCTCCTGATCGAAAACAACATCAACCACAGGGCCAATGATTTGTGATATTTTACCGATATTCTGAGCCATGAGTATAAATTTTTCGATTTATATTTTAACCAAAGCCTCGTTAAATAAACTCATCTTTGGTGTTTATTCTCAATAATTAAATATGATTTAAAGATAAAAATTATATTACAAACTATGTTTGACGACCCATTAATTTTTTGGACAACTCATAAAGGCCGTCTTTATACTTTTCGTCTATGTCAATCTCTTCCAAATATTCAATTGCTTTTTCGAAGTGCTTTTTCATTTCATCTTCTGTCAATGATTTTATACCAAGCTTTTCGTATATAGCAAGCACACTTTCAATTTTTTCAGATTCTGAAATACTATTATTTCCAAGCAGCGAAGTAAGCTCGTCATGATAAGCTCCTTTTGCAAGTTCCAGGGCTTTGAGCAGCAAAAAGGTTTTTTTGTTGGCTGCTATGTCGCCTCCGATCTTCTTTCCAAATGATTTAGTATTGCCAAAGGCATCTAAATAATCGTCCTGTAACTGAAATGCCAGCCCCAGGTTCTCACCAAAGCAGTACAATTTTTTTGCATTATCTGTATCAGCTCCACCGACAATGGCGCCAATTTTGAGCGATCCGGCAAGTAAAACTGAAGTTTTCAGGCGTATCATTTTTTTATAATCTGAAAGGCTTACCTCATCGTCAGTTTCAAAATCCAGATCAAACTGCTGCCCTTCGCAAACTTCTGCAGCGATTTTATTAAAAACAGTTAAAACCTGATTTATTTTATTGCTATTTAGCTGATTTAATTGCTCATATGCTTTTATAATCATTAGGTCTCCACTCAGTATTGCAGAGTTTAAATTCCATTGTTTATGAACGGTAGTCTGATTACGTCGCAGTTCAGCTTCATCCATTATATCATCATGGATAAGCGTGGAATTGTGAAATATTTCAATAGCCATGGCTGCCGGTATGGCATCCTGATATTTGCCACCAAATGTTTCTGCGGCCATAAGCAATAAAACGGGTCGAATTCGTTTTCCGCCCATTCCAAGTGTATAAACTACAGGTTTTTGCAAATTTTCGGGCTCTACTGCCGGACTATAGCGGTCAATTTCATTATTGAATATTTCCTGTAATTCTTCGAAACTATGCATGATTATAAATTTTCGTAGAGACCATTTTTGATTATTTTCTTTAACCCTTCTCTAAGCGGAATCAAATCCCTGCCTAAAATACGCTTCATTTCGGTATTATCAGGGCGCCTTCTCTTCATATCTCCCTCTTCAAGCGGTGGTAAATATTTGATTTGCGATTTACTACCGGTAAGCTCTATTACGGTCTGAGCTAATTCATTTATAGTAATTTCACGGCTACCTCCAATATTTATTACATCATTAATGATTTTCCCTTCGTAAAAAGCTTTGAGTGTGCTATCCACGTTATCATCAACATAACAAAAAGTTCTCGTTTGTTCTCCATCACCATAAATTGTGATGTCATCGTTATTGAACGCTTTGACCAAAAATTTGCTAATTACAAAATCAATAGATTGTTTTGGGCCATAAGTATTAAAAAAACGGAAGATGGTATAACTTAAATCATATTCACGGCAATAACTCCGCAAAAAGGCTTCTCCTACATTTTTAACGATGGCATAAGGTAAACGTGAATTCAATGGTGTAGTGTAAACATTTTGTGGTATTTCAACAGGTTCTCCGTAAATCTCAGATGAAGAGGAAAAAAAGACTCTTTTGACGCCGGTATTTTTTGAAAGTCCCAATATATATTTTATGCCTTCAATATCACGCAGCACTTTTACGGGGAATTCCTGTGTTCTTTTTACGCCAACTACGGCAGCATAATGAAAAACATAATCAAATTTAAATCCAAGCATGATTTCGGAAATATCGCGATAATCATTTACATCGCACTTAATAAACTTCCAGTTGTCTCTGGGTGTTTGGGGTAATTTACCAATATCGCCGGTAGACAAGTCATCTACAATAACCACATAATTATTTTTATCGGCAATTAATTTTTCTGCAAGGGCACTACCAATAAATCCTGCACCACCTGTTATTAAAATCTTATACATGTTGTCTTCGATTTAATCTTATTAGTCAATTTCAAAAAGCTTAAAAAATGCTGGAAGCAGTGCATTTCTTCTACCGAAGTTATGCAATTCAGTAATTAAAAACAATAATAATTACTCTGTATTTTTGGTTATCTGCGATCCATTCACCTTAAGGTCTTCGAGCTCAATTTCTTCATCTTCATCGTAAATATGAATAAGCGGCTCGCGGAAAGCGCGGGTCGTAATCATTTTCTCAAGCGTCAGTAACAACGTGGGCAGCAATAACAAATTAGAAAACATAGCAAAGAGCAGGGTTAGCGAAACCAATATTCCAAGGGCCTGCGTGCCTCCAAAGCCGGAGGCAGAAAAAATAGAAAATCCGAAAAACAATATTACACTCGTGTACATCATACTAACACCTGTTTCGCGAATTGCAGTAGTTACGGCTTTAGAAATATTCCAATCGAATGCATTCAACTCTTGTCTATATTTGGCTAAAAAGTGTATGGTATCGTCTACTGATATACCAAATGCTATACTAAAAATTAATATTGTTGACACCTTTATAGGGATGCCAAAAAATCCCATAATGGCGGCTGTCATGAGCAGCGGAATAAAATTAGGGATGAGCGAAATAACCACCATTCTCCATGAATAAAACATAAAAGCCATAAAAACAGCTATAAGTACAATGGCTATGGCAAGGGAAATAAACAAATTACGTATTAAGTACCTTGTTCCCTTTGAGTATATTACACTAGAACCTGTTATAATTACATCGTAATCATCGGGAGAAAAGACACTGTCAACCTCATTTCTAATTTTAGACTTTAGCTTTTCCATTTTTTCAGTACCCACATCTTTCACATTCATACTAATGCGTGTAATCTGGCGGGCAGTGTCTATGAAAGAGTTAATGAGGCTGTCACTCTCATCAGCATTGCGCAGGTATCGGGCAATACGTACCCGCTCGCGTTCTACCATTAATTTATATCGCCTGGGATCTCCTCCCCGATAAGCCTGCCGCAGAAACATTGCGGCATCGGCGACCGACATTGATTTACTAAATTCAGAATATTCTGCAAGTCTTTCTTGCAAAGTATCAATTCTTCTCAGGTTGTCGAGATCGAGCACGCCGTTTTTTTCTCGAGTATCAATCATAATTTCAAACGGAATTATACCGCCAAATTCTTCCTGAAAAAATTCGAGGTCCCGATACATTGGGTCGTTATGCGGGATATCGTCGATCATGTATCCCGTTGTATGCATCTGCGAAACACCAATAACAATTAGCACTAACACAACCCCTGTGGTAATATAAACCTTTGGTCGATGCTTTTCTGTGATATGAACAAGCGTATCTATAAATCTTTTAACAAGTTTATTGTCCAGGTGCCTTACATGCCTGCGGCGGGGTGGTGGAAGAAAGCTAAAAACAATAGGAATCATTGTAATAGCCAGAAAAAACACGCCAAGAATATTAATTGAGGCCAGTATACCAAACTCCACTAATATGGCACTAGTTGTTAAAATAAATGTGGCAAATCCTGATGCTGTAGTCAGGTTGGTCAGAAAAATGGCATTTCCTATTTTATTGATTACCCGCTGCAGCGCTTTTATTTTATTGCCGTGTTTCTTGTATTCGGCATGATACTTATTCAACAAGAATATACTGTTGGGCACACCTATCACAATAAGTAAAGGCGGAATCATTCCCGTAAGAATGGTTATCTCGAAATTGAAAAGGGCTAAAAATCCAAATGACCAAACGGCGCCAATAGCCACAACCAACAACGAGAAAAAGACAACCTTAAAGGACCGGAAAAAGAGGTAGAGGATGATAGCTGTAACAATGAATGCTAATATCACAAACATCCCGAGTTCTGCCTTAATTTTTTTCGAAATTTCGGTTCTCACATAAGGCAAGCCGGAATATTCCAGTGGTAAATCATATTTTTTTGCAAATTTTTTAGCCTGCGCATGTATGGAATCAACAATGGTAACACGCTCTTTACTATTCAAAACTTCTTGTCCCAGGGTAATGGCCATGAGATATGTATGGGTGCTGTCAACATACATTAAGTTTTTGTAAAAAGGTAGCTTGTGTAATTCTTGTGCAAGGCTGTCAAGTTCCTTCTGTGATTTAATGGTATCGGGAAAAACACGTTTACTAACAAATTTTTGTTCACGACGACTGGCCTTAATATTTACAACCTGACCAACCGACACCACTTCAGTTATACCTCTAATATTCTTAACTTCACGTGATAATTTTTGCCAATCATTAAATTTATTTAATTCAAAAAAAGCAGAATCCTGCACGCCAATAATAAAGACATTAGCCCCTTCACCAAAAATATCCTTAAAGTAGAGGTGCTCCTGGTTTGTTGTATCATCATGTGGCAACATCTGCGCATATTTATAGGTCATTTTTGCATCTTTACCTTTATAGGCCATAAATGCAGTAAACAGCGCAATAGCGATTAGAAAAGCGACACGATTTCGGAGAATTATTCTGGCAATATTAACCCACATTGATGATAAATTTCAGGCAAAAATAAACGATATAGGGAGA is a window of Salinivirga cyanobacteriivorans DNA encoding:
- the atpC gene encoding ATP synthase F1 subunit epsilon is translated as MQLKIITPEESLFEGEIDLIQVPGKKGTFEVLHNHAPIISTLTKGKVKVRPTSGEEKFFDIPGGVIQVKNNDIIVLTEMSI
- a CDS encoding peptidase U32 family protein, yielding MSNTILYNRTIRRSDIEIMAPAGNFEALQTAIDAGADAVYFGVGHLNMRAHSSANFQIDDLPEVVKRCEAKGVKTYLTVNTVLYDHDLKPTKILMQKAKAAGISALIVSDMAALLYARELGMEVHASTQLNISNTEALKYFSNYVDVAVLARELNLNQVAEIIRNIENQQITGPSGSPLRIEIFVHGALCMAISGKCYLSLHEFNASANRGACMQTCRRSYTLTDNESGYEIGVDNEYLMSPKDLCTIGFLNKILDAGVKVLKIEGRARSPEYVKTVVETYDAAVNAIADGTYDQAKIDGWMSDLKRVFNRGFWDGYYLGQKMGEWSHIYGSQATERKVIVGKITNYFSKIGVAEFKLEAKDLNKDDKILIVGPTTGTIEMTVGELRLDKKPVDHAPQGSYVSIPVPELVRRNDKLYKVVPAKYAKLQ
- a CDS encoding O-antigen ligase family protein is translated as MQTAVQKYFTRENIHIFGIIVLLVGMPLSRSFMTIGQFILLANWLYDKNILNKFKKAFSNKLVLSFLGIIIIHFIGLIYTENFDYAARDLRVKLPLLSLPLIFATTKPLSKDQWRLVFKVFGIAILAASFISTSILISKGMAGYHTVRGISFAVSHIRFALMINLVIFVFVYMAVFPEKNDRFFRYWAIPSVLWLSVFMALLRSLTGFVVLGVGLFGMSLYYTHLINHQVFRFIVYSIIIGLSLIVISFVVHSWARYNYRIVPKADELPAKTINGNKYKHHLNRTLYENSHFVYAYISEKELRKEWNKRSKFKYGGKDKIGHKIKHVLIRYLASKGYTKDSVGVSKLTDSDVQAIENGVANYLYAQKINLYANLYRIFWELERYEEGKNPSGHSIIQRIYYLEAGWNIFKANPIFGVGTGDVQDAFDQYYEETDSKLIHKRRLRAHNQFLTIMLTFGVVGFVVFMWALFYPAFYAGLRKKLNLPMLIYLVIVILSMLNEDTIETQAGALFFIFFYVFFLWGIKERPIPGRQTALQFFQESNN
- a CDS encoding ferredoxin gives rise to the protein MKTVLLNRKKCIGCAICADLFPDVFFMDEEDGKACLTGQLRSTGKQKLQQPDDPEIVQVADKCPVNAIDVV
- the rdgB gene encoding RdgB/HAM1 family non-canonical purine NTP pyrophosphatase, translated to MEVIFATHNKHKSKEIKKLASDVVLIRNLNDIGYETEIPETGTTLKANALEKCQFVKRSLSSPVFADDTGFEVDALNGAPGVYSARYAGEPKSDKANLQKLLREIQGKADRRARFKTVICFLKDDEPLFFEGVVEGKVIDTPKGAEGFGYDPVFIPDGYKQTFAEMDLELKNKISHRGKAFEKFVKYLYENYSK
- a CDS encoding T9SS type A sorting domain-containing protein, producing MGRVFLYYCIATLVILSGQISFVFGQGYNIGDWESHFSYRQVELIDGNDSEIFASTSNAIFKYDIESGEFQTFSTVEGLSGVNISAIKYHSRLDFLMVGYSSGLVDFIYHDEIFTLPDIQQNTSLNAKSVNNIHFAGDTAFLACDFGLVLVDISEREVQSTFFLGSSGDAIMTYDVSTGNDTIWVGTDKGVYYAARTGINLHNYQNWSVLESLSDYDQHVPFIEKNASTIFIGQSRPEDTTDIIYEYENGVFTQYLPDKKYRVRGIEKRNDILTIIASYGVRFYGQNGNLLMSQYFNGYNDHWGHSQAAVLAGEKVFFADPEYGLVLRESGEESFMFPNSPFTNAINDIEVARGKLFLTGGISGAKYKDYGMYIYDDQWINLNRRNTEELFTVRNLNFVLPDPGNNSHFFATSNGYGLLEFMDTAVINHFDQDNSPLENFNNLEQAYILASGIAYDNNKDVWITTSQVPNNLYVYKTALQEWDVFSLQGSISNRVISNLTEMPWGDLWFVDQDFGLVAIDPEKLKNGAVANGYKRFRVIGSDNSILTNFVTTMAVDQDNYVWIGLDEGGIAVYYNAQSVMNYNVSASRIIVENDGIAQYLLENERVSCIAVDPGNRKWVGTQTGGVFLISEDGTEQILNLNKENSPLPSDFVRDIGIDTKNGWVYIATEEGLVAYYTGIKESNAEPDKLRVYPNPVHEDYNDLVHIDGLGNKMKVKITDVAGNIVFETTSNGGTALWNMRDFNNQRVTTGVYMIYASSFDGTTTAAAKIFVVSR
- a CDS encoding glycosyltransferase family 9 protein; protein product: MNTVKYLVIRFSSIGDIVLTTPVVRMLKQQVENAEVHYLTKAKFRSLVDSNPYVDKVHALEDNMLAIINTLQDEGYDYVIDLHRNLRSMRVKRALHRMSFTFNKLNWKKWLYVRFKLNKMPDLHIVDRYLETTKLFDVQNDKQGLDYFFSADYTPSLKLPPDFSDGYLVAVLGANHATKQMPNETLIHVLNKAGKPVLLIGGDAEKENADAIVRDLNVPVSNQCGQLSIDGSAGAIQNSKLVLTPDTGMMHIAAALSKPVISVWGNTTPELGMYPYMPGERHKYYIAEVKDLSCRPCSKIGFEKCPKGHFDCMKKQDTDAIVSQINLFWNKYE